Within the Magnetospirillum sp. genome, the region CGGGGCCGATTACGACGAGGTGCTCAGTGTCGTCCCGGCGCAGCAGAACTGCACGCGTTTTCGAATCGAGCGGCAATATCTCGACCGTCTGCAGGCGCCGCTTGCGCCCGGCCGAAGACATGGCCCCCGCTCCCGGCACGAAGCGCTTGGCAATCCAAGCCACACCTGCGATCAGCGCCACGACGAAGGCGAGGGCGGCCGCGAATTTGAGCAGGCTTTCGGGATCGAGCGTCATGGATGCAGCCCCGGTGCCGTTTGCGGGCGCTTGGCGAACGCGAGCAGCATCTGCTGCAGTCGGTCGAGCGCTTGCAGGAGATTGTCGAGGGCACCGGCGCACGCAAGCCCCTCGGCGCGCGGCAAGGCCGACGTCGACAGGCACAGCTCGCGCACGCGGCCGTCGAGGCCGAGGAGATCGACCGACTTGCCGTCCTTGCAGGCGGCGTGGGCGGCATCGATCTCGCCGATCGTCGAAACAATGTCTTTCAGAACTTCGACGGCTCTCATTTCGCGTTTCCTTGCGGCTTGGCCCCTGGTGTGTCGGCGGCTTGCGGTTTGCCGGCAAGAGCCCCTTGCCTGCGATAGATGTAGCTCAATATCTCCGCGACAGCCTGGAACGCCTCGACCGGGATCGGACTGTCGACGTCGACCGTCGCCAGCAACCGGATGAGATCGCGGTCCTCGCGGACTTCGACGCCGTTGGCATGCGCGATCTCGATCATGCGCAACGCCAACAGCCCCTCGCCCTTGGCCGTTACGCGCGGGGCCGGATCCTGCTCGCGCGCATATTCAAGTGCCACGGCGCGCTTGGCGCCTTCGCGGCTCGGCTTCTCGGGAGGACGGTTGAAACGACGAACCAAAACTTCATGCCTTTTCGCGAGCGACGCGGACGGAGGACGATGACGATCTCGGGTTTACGCTAAACTCGCTAAAACTTTCTTAAAAATTACTTTTTATGCTCATTTTCAAGCGCTTAGCCCCTTCGGTAGCTTATGTAAGAAGAGGGATTCGTCGGACAAACACATGAGTCCATTCAGAGTTTTTCGTGTTGCAATTTCTCTAAAATTCGAGTTAATTTACACATTATTAACCCTTCCGACCTATCCTGCGGGCCATGGACATTTCGAAGCTTCCGCTGTTTGGCATGATTTCGCGCCGGATGGACTGGCTCAGCCAGCGCCAGACCGTGCTGTCGCAGAACGTCGCCAATGCCGATACGCCGAACTACCAGCCGCGCGACTTGAAAGCGCTCGATTTTCGCGCCGAGCTGCGCGGCCAGATGTCGCGCTTGGCGCCAGCCACGACAAGCCAGTCGCATCTGACGAGCCGTACCATCTCGGGCCCCAACCGCGAAGAAAAGCAGCGCCCGACCGAAACCACCTTGTCGGGCAACTCGGTGCAGCTCGACACCGAAATGATCAAGGTCGCCGACACGGCGATCGACTATCAGATGACGACCAACATCTACCGCCGCCAGCTTGCGATGCTGCGCACGGCCATCGGCCGCACGCAATAGACCCCGTTCCGGAAAGGCCTCCCCAATGGATCTGCAAAAAGCGATGCGCGTTTCGGCCTCCGGCATGGCGGCCCAATCGACCCGCATGCGCGTTATCGCCGAGAACCTCGCGAACTCGGATTCGCTCGGCGAAACGCCGGGTGCCGAGCCCTATCGGCGCAAGACCGTGAGCTTCCGCAACGTGCTCGACCGCCAGCTCGGCACCGACACAGTGCGCACCTCGCGGATCGGCACCGACAAGAGCGCGCTTGCGCGGCGCTACGAGCCGAACCATCCGGCCGCTGACGGCGAAGGCTACGTGCTCGCCCCCAACGTCAACAATCTGATCGAAGCCATGGACATGCGCCAGGCCCAGCGTTCGTACGATGCGAACATCAACGTCATCGAAACCTCGAAGAGCATGATCACGCGCACGATCGACTTGCTGCGCAGCTGATCCGTCACGCGAGAGTCCACCCCGATTAAGGAGTTCCATTGATGGCC harbors:
- the flgB gene encoding flagellar basal body rod protein FlgB, with amino-acid sequence MDISKLPLFGMISRRMDWLSQRQTVLSQNVANADTPNYQPRDLKALDFRAELRGQMSRLAPATTSQSHLTSRTISGPNREEKQRPTETTLSGNSVQLDTEMIKVADTAIDYQMTTNIYRRQLAMLRTAIGRTQ
- a CDS encoding flagellar biosynthetic protein FliO — translated: MTLDPESLLKFAAALAFVVALIAGVAWIAKRFVPGAGAMSSAGRKRRLQTVEILPLDSKTRAVLLRRDDTEHLVVIGPDSLAVVETIRQPQVP
- a CDS encoding EscU/YscU/HrcU family type III secretion system export apparatus switch protein, with product MVRRFNRPPEKPSREGAKRAVALEYAREQDPAPRVTAKGEGLLALRMIEIAHANGVEVREDRDLIRLLATVDVDSPIPVEAFQAVAEILSYIYRRQGALAGKPQAADTPGAKPQGNAK
- the flgC gene encoding flagellar basal body rod protein FlgC — protein: MDLQKAMRVSASGMAAQSTRMRVIAENLANSDSLGETPGAEPYRRKTVSFRNVLDRQLGTDTVRTSRIGTDKSALARRYEPNHPAADGEGYVLAPNVNNLIEAMDMRQAQRSYDANINVIETSKSMITRTIDLLRS